In Plasmodium gaboni strain SY75 chromosome 14, whole genome shotgun sequence, one genomic interval encodes:
- a CDS encoding putative mitochondrial ribosomal protein S29 precursor, whose protein sequence is MVYKNHHLIMKYCLTIFRSFNTYNIPSISNSSRVHRSYRESNKTYNDDFSKIFNKELVAYPYEEERYKKLLNIEDKKVKRNISNFFFNRNMYINVTNDNKIRKEMYSQDFCLKNVDKYFIFQKEYLDNLFPEGLAGELPKDILMHTDNDNENFHIFMNELNKNNKNNNNNKFNTCNIKGIGLLYRKQTYEIIKELKYCQDVYKLKEERESLGLDNYFLKNGRNISYYYDGNRKCESIQSDTSETIEKYIKNNIKENTNKMNINNSSISNNNSSKYTSLYQSRSIFIDGKRGTGKSCILNSVVLWAKLNKWFVIFIPDVKKYKFDINNIVRSNTNLYIQPELSRQFLEDIVRINEGFLKEMLVNQNIINNTCLDGTHLLYNKKIYENIIKKAIETEILNDENYKNLNENEKFKCKQKLYKFYYDNIKIPNLLDKFSLPTNLLELCKIGINNSAYSNLCIYALFEHLKKQNQFPLLICLDQFNYNLSVSEYLSINFENTKYNGYIPTYYFTIPKLLIQWDTSKYKRCFKIASTCWDRENRRNFQPELLGIHKEQIKIIRNFTIREFKNYVAHLYNQNVIYNFDINKLEYFYMLTGGNGFQARKLLTTLY, encoded by the exons ATGGTATATAAAAACCACCATCttattatgaaatattGTTTGACCATTTTTCGTTCATTCAACACTTATAATATTCCATCCATCAGTAACAGTAGCAGAGTACATCGTAGTTATAGAGAAAGcaataaaacatataatgATGATTTTTCTAAAATATTTAACAAAGAGCTAGTTGCGTATCCATATGAAGAGGAAAGATataagaaattattaaatattgaAGATAAGAAAGTAAAAAGGAATATTTctaatttcttttttaataggaatatgtatataaatgtaacaaatgataataaaataagaaaagaAATGTATTCACAAGATTTTTGTTTGAAAAATGtagataaatattttatatttcaaaaGGAATATTTAGATAATTTATTCCCTGAAGGATTAGCTGGTGAATTACCTAAGGATATATTAATGCATACagataatgataatgagaatttccatatatttatgaacgaattaaataaaaataataagaataataataataataagtTTAATACATGTAATATTAAAGGTATTGGcttattatatagaaaGCAAACATATGAGATTATTAAGGAGTTAAAATATTGTCAAGAtgtttataaattaaaagaagaaaGAGAATCTCTTGGTTTagataattattttttaaaaaatggaCGAAATATATCTTATTATTACGATGGGAATAGGAAATGTGAAAGTATTCAAAGTGATACAAGTGAAACAATAGaaaagtatataaaaaataatataaaggaaaacactaataaaatgaatattaataatagtagtattagtaataataatagtagtaAATATACATCTCTTTATCAAAGTAGAAGTATATTTATTGATGGAAAAAGAGGTACTGGAAAAAGTTGTATCCTTAATAGTGTAGTCCTATGGGcaaaattaaataaatggtttgttatatttattccagatgtaaaaaaatacaaattcgatataaataatattgtaCGTAGTAATACcaatttatatatacagCCAGAACTAAGTAGACAATTTCTTGAAGATATTGTAAGAATAAATGAAGgatttttaaaagaaatgttagttaatcaaaatataataaataatacatgTTTAGATGGGACACatctattatataataaaaagatatatgaaaatattattaagaAAGCTATAGAAAcagaaatattaaatgatgaaaattataaaaatttaaatgaaaatgaaaaattcaaatgtaaacaaaaattatataaattttattatgataatattaaaatacCAAATCTTTTAGATAAATTTTCATTACCTACTAATTTATTAGAATTATGTAAAATAGGTATAAATAATTCAGCATATTCaaatttatgtatatatgcattatttgaacatttaaaaaaacaaaatcAATTTCCTTTACTAATATGTTTAGATcaatttaattataatttaagTGTTTCTGAATATTTATCTATTAATTTtgaaaatacaaaatataatggATACATACCAACTTATTATTTTACTATTCctaaattattaatacaaTGGGATACTTCCAAATATAAGAGATGTTTTAAAATAGCCTCAACATGCTGGGATAGAGAAAATAGAAGAAACTTCCAACCTGAACTTTTAGGTATTCATAaagaacaaataaaaatcattAGAAACTTTACCATAAgagaatttaaaaattatgttgCCCATTTGTATAATCAAAATGTAATCTATAACTTTGATATTAACAAGTTGGAATATTTCTACATGCTAACag GTGGAAATGGATTTCAAGCAAGGAAACTTTTGACGACTCTCTACTGA